The window CGTTTTCATTCGTCGTCGTCGAATAACTGATTTATTGATTAGCGCCGAAGGCTGCGCGTGAACTTAACCGGTTCATCTTGTCATCAAAGCGGCTTTGTAACCTACAATCACTTATTAACTCTTCAGCTGAGTAGGATATTCATCATCAGGACTCACGCTGTAGTGGAAGAGGAAGATGCCACAGAAGAGGCTgaagaggtcagaggtcagcatGGACATGTTGACCGCCGTGGCGCTGCTCTTCTTCATCACCACGGGCATGAAGCTGTACAAGGCAAACATGCACGACACAAAGATCACCAGGAGGAGGGCTGCAGAGGAAGAGACATGAGGTCAGGAGCGACACACTCTGGGAACGGGAAGAACAGGAGATGTCTTGGTGCTCACACTCACCCACTTGCCAGCTCCACTGGATGGCGGCCACCTGGTGGCGCTCCAAGATCACCCTGCAATAAAAAGAAATGAAGACCTATGACTTATTAAAACACTACTTTGTGCTACAAATTTGGCAGCTTCACTATCACGgttgttcaaaaatatatgaatcatgctgttttgtggttgaacacggcttattagtagtaaaaaaaaaaaagcatatttaagctaatttaaagcattttcaagcataaaaatggccaaatgaagtaaaataaagtaaaataaaacaaataagacattcagaagacacattcacagatgatgtgatgatatgtagtattctacactggtcactaggtgtcagtaatgttactataatgttcagtgagacacacaagcaccagacttgatcgcccgAACAACAGGCGTCTATTGCAGTTTGCATGatcgcacaacaggcacaataatccctaacacgggctaatCCATGCCAAGATACAGCATAACTCTGATAACTCCcccatgtcacttcctgtccaacacaggaacatatttatagcaacacaccaGTCTTAATTATGCCTTAAATGATTATTTTCACTTATGTGTACTGTAATCGGTAGTacgagtgtaacggtgactataagggtgttatttaatgtctagagggctctaatgttaaaaaaaacttatttcgAAGGTGTttgatttttaaataaggaatcctactttgcggaaattcacttatcatggtcgggtctagaaccaattaaccgcgataaacgaaagAGCATACTTACATTTAAACACTTAcattaacatactgtacatacatattacCAATTACATTAGCATACTGGCATCAAAACACATTCATTGACAGTAGTAttcttacatttaaatgtacattaGCATACTTACATATGAGCACTGTCATTTGGACACATCTAAACATACATATGAACATTTATATTAGCATACTTACATCAACACGCttacacatgaacacatacagtattactgtaCTTAGAGTACATATGAGCACTTTCATTAAGATACATCTAAACTTACATTTGAACACTTGTATTAGCATACATCAAAACGCTTCAATATGAACACCTACATTAGCATACTTACATCAAAATGAGATATAGATAACACTTAGCATACTTACGTTTGAACACTATAATAACATACTTACATCGAAGCGCTTATATATGAACACTTACATTGACATACTTGCATCGAAACACTTAGATATTAACACTTACATTGGTATACTTAGGTATGAACACTTACATTGACATACTTACATCGAAACACTTAGATATTAACACTTACATTGACATACTTGCATCGAAACACTTAGATATTAACACTTACATTGACATACTTACATCAAAACACTTAGATATTAACACTTACATTGACATACTTGCATCGAAACACTTAGATATTAACACTTACATTGGTATACTTACGTAGGAACACTTACATTGACATACTTACATCGAAACACTTAGATATTAACACTTACATTGACATACTTACATCAAAACACTTAGATATTAACACTTACATTGACATACTTGCATCGAAACACTTAGATATTAAAACTTACATTGGTATACTTGCGTATGAACACTTACATTGACATACTTACATCGAAACACTTACTGTAGATATTAACACTTACATTGGTATACTTACGTATGAACACTTACATTGACATACTTACATCGAAACACTTAGATATTAACACTTACATTGGTATACTTACGTATGAACACTTACATTCACATACTTACATCGAAACACTTAGATATTAACACTTGGTATACGTACATCTGAACACTTACATATTGACAATTACATATAAAGGCATACTTACATTAGCATACTTGCATGGCAACACGTACTTATGAACACTCACATGAGCATACTTACATCTGCACGCTGCTGATGACGGCGCCAAAGAGGCCCAGCATGCCAAGGAACTCCACGCGGCTGTGCTTCTTCACCGTGTACTCCTGACACACGTTGGACACGCCGTAGCACGTGGCGCTCAGCAGGGCCAGGCCGTCACCTAGCAGCATGTTGGAGGCTGCAGACATGTGACATCTCACTGACTTCGGTCGGCTCGGTCATGGTCTCCTGTTAATGGACTCAATCACACAACCGTGTTCTTACCGGACCCCTGGTCCCGTCCGGCCAGCAGGTCAGCCCCCACCATGGCGCCCACACCGAGCAGACAGATGCACACCGCCACATAGTGGACAGGCCGGTATCGGGTGTTCAGAACGCAGTACGAAAGAACCATAACCACTGGGATCACAAAGCAGTCCAGCAGCTGCAGACCCAAACCGACATGTTCACTCCCAATAACAGACGTactacacagtgtacacagtattgTGGTATTTCGGCCCACCTGCACACTGGTGATGGTGGTGTACTGGTAGGCTTTGACCACAGCGTAGTTGGCCTCCACATCCACCAGGCCCAGCAGAAGGTACTGGAACCAGCGCCTCCTCACAATCTGAAAGAGATTTCCAGCCCCTTTCATTTTAAAGGGGAACACCTCATTGACAACAAGAACACACTGTACATGAACGCATCACGACATGACGACCTTCATACGTGCAGGACTTTGAGTTCTTGCATGATGATGCTAAAGACAAATACCTTCTGCATTTTAATATCACAGTTGTAAAATACCCTCAGTGGACACGTCCTTAGAGACACATGCATCATCCAATGAGACCCAGAGCTGTGTGAAAATGTCtacttttatatactgtatacacattaCATAGAATTAGCACATCTCTGTATATTATTATGTTTCCCCACACTCATGGTTTTGTGAAGTGCACACAATTTTATGCCTATTGTTTCTCTTTCTTTTGAATTACTGTGGATATTGTTCGCATTCGTTGCAATCCACATGCAAACAGGCGTACAATTAagagtacagtagatccccttTATTCGCAGAGGTTGCGTGAAAGACAAATAATGGGCTCACCCATAAAAACGCCTATTTTAATAGTCTGACccattttaaaccactatttaACGCATTGGGAATCCAGCGTTGCAAATTAAGAAGCGGTTTCAGGCATACAGTGCACAAtattgtacttacaaaacgtgcagttacacatcacgtcttgtcaaagcatcttccggctggaaaatgttgagtgaatcaACTTGTGAGACAGCAGCCTTTggtggattcatagctgcagcaatcattttcccctgcagatagcgccatcacaccactttctatttaagttcacattgaaaaaaatgtacaatttagcCAACCGCGGATAGACGGGGATCTACTGCAGCTGGCTACTGTAGGAGCTAATGAAGAGTCGGGTACATCACCTGGCCTGCAGAGCAGCATGGGGGCATAGGTGGCGCTGAGGAGCACG is drawn from Dunckerocampus dactyliophorus isolate RoL2022-P2 chromosome 12, RoL_Ddac_1.1, whole genome shotgun sequence and contains these coding sequences:
- the LOC129191457 gene encoding solute carrier family 35 member F2-like, which codes for MAAAAQQDETSQPQRTGLMRRITELFTWRLAKTLAMGQGLAALVCGTAVTSQYLTSVFHVETPMLQSLLNYVLLSATYAPMLLCRPGDIVRRRWFQYLLLGLVDVEANYAVVKAYQYTTITSVQLLDCFVIPVVMVLSYCVLNTRYRPVHYVAVCICLLGVGAMVGADLLAGRDQGSASNMLLGDGLALLSATCYGVSNVCQEYTVKKHSRVEFLGMLGLFGAVISSVQMVILERHQVAAIQWSWQVALLLVIFVSCMFALYSFMPVVMKKSSATAVNMSMLTSDLFSLFCGIFLFHYSFSGLYLVSLVVILIGFTIFNAVPTPTGPAPTPSSEEDCHTKQAVCEEEEQRERQSTDVLCTRM